From one Paenibacillus sp. FSL K6-1330 genomic stretch:
- a CDS encoding GNAT family N-acetyltransferase yields the protein MGFSFLNDLEGNKPSKPMEIYGEHVILSRITNDDLDFICRIECDRDLWQFEESVPSDEQVVRSNYLDKINEGSETTSYDFIVRLVNDRNRTPIGLAQVWSYIDYRKSWELGFAILPQHCGQGYGSEAAKLLLKFAFEQLHAHKVVGMCNSQNARSAALMEHIGMTQEAVFKEELFWKGEWTDQFYYSILEKEFFEGKQL from the coding sequence GTGGGTTTTTCGTTCCTGAATGACTTAGAAGGGAATAAACCATCCAAGCCAATGGAGATCTATGGAGAACACGTAATCTTATCTAGAATCACAAACGATGACTTGGATTTTATATGCAGGATTGAATGCGATCGAGATTTATGGCAGTTTGAAGAATCAGTACCGTCCGACGAACAAGTTGTTCGAAGCAACTATCTGGACAAAATCAATGAGGGAAGCGAAACAACAAGCTATGATTTTATCGTTCGTTTAGTGAATGATCGGAATAGAACTCCAATCGGACTTGCTCAAGTGTGGAGTTATATCGACTACAGGAAGAGTTGGGAATTGGGATTTGCGATCCTTCCTCAACATTGCGGACAGGGATACGGAAGTGAGGCTGCTAAGCTCCTTTTGAAATTTGCTTTTGAACAACTGCACGCGCATAAAGTGGTTGGTATGTGCAATTCGCAAAATGCTCGATCTGCAGCTCTTATGGAGCATATCGGTATGACCCAAGAAGCTGTTTTTAAAGAAGAGCTTTTTTGGAAGGGAGAGTGGACGGATCAGTTCTATTACTCCATTCTTGAAAAAGAGTTCTTTGAAGGTAAACAGTTGTAG
- a CDS encoding DUF6508 domain-containing protein: MPYDADLTSADVDRLLQFLEYFQDPGSVFYHEVNGYMCESEKIGSFRKALDDVGFLMVFNWSDWLMENEIYRNLDNNMDTSIMNADLETLRKLMTSYIRGDRFNEGLFISVCIKGHAAQILLRLRELKGTLS; this comes from the coding sequence ATGCCGTATGACGCAGACTTAACCTCCGCAGACGTGGATCGATTACTCCAATTCCTCGAATATTTCCAGGATCCTGGGTCCGTTTTTTACCATGAAGTAAATGGATACATGTGCGAAAGTGAGAAAATTGGAAGTTTTCGTAAAGCGTTAGATGATGTCGGCTTCTTAATGGTATTTAACTGGAGCGACTGGTTAATGGAGAACGAGATCTATAGGAACTTAGATAACAATATGGATACCAGCATCATGAACGCCGATCTGGAAACCCTTAGAAAATTAATGACCAGTTATATTCGCGGGGATCGATTTAACGAAGGGTTATTTATCAGCGTATGTATAAAAGGGCATGCAGCTCAAATTTTGTTAAGACTGAGAGAATTAAAGGGCACGTTATCATGA
- a CDS encoding glycoside hydrolase family 3 N-terminal domain-containing protein, with the protein MDYKDAAWPVSRRVEDLLERMTAAEKIGQLIQPFGWKAYIKNDDGTIKLTEEFKSQLAEGGIGSLYGTLRADPWTGVTLANGLSPREGAEAVNAIQRYAMEHSRLGIPILFGEECSHGHMAIGATVFPVPLTIGSTWNTELFRSISRAVAAETRAQGGAATYSPVLDVVRDPRWGRTEETFGEDPHLVAEFAVAAVQGLQGERLDSHTSLLATLKHFAGYGASEGGRNGAPVHIGLRELHEVDLLPFRKAVEAGALSVMTAYNEIDGVPCTSSRYLLQDVLREAWNFDGFVITDCGAIHMLACGHNTAGNGVEAAAQSLKAGVDMEMSGTMFRAHLHQALEQGLITEDDLNKAAGRVLELKFRLGLFDRPYMDPAWAEQVIGCKEHIALAYQAAAEGIVLLKNEGNMLPLGPSVGTIAVIGPNAHAPYNQLGDYTSPQPSGEIVTVLDGIRRRLGDSRVLYAPGCRIQGDSREGFPRALACAEQADVIVMVLGGSSARDFGEGTIDLRTGASVVTGHAESDMECGEGIDRSTLTLMGVQLELLKEIHKLGKPVVVVYINGRPITEPWIDEFIPAIVEAWYPGQEGGNAIADVLFGDVNPSGRLPLSIPKEVGQLPIPYNARRTRGKRYLETDLEPQYPFGYGLSYTEFRYGHLTVEPEFIPIGGEATVRIDVTNSGARDGVEVVQLYVSDLSASVTRPEKALKGFRKVFLKAGETQEVTFTIGSEQLELIGLDMKPVVEPGEFRIQVGPDSTRGEIASLQVKG; encoded by the coding sequence ATGGACTACAAGGACGCTGCATGGCCAGTTTCGCGGCGGGTCGAGGACTTGCTGGAGCGGATGACGGCGGCGGAGAAAATCGGACAGCTGATCCAGCCGTTCGGCTGGAAAGCTTACATAAAGAACGACGACGGTACGATCAAGCTTACCGAGGAGTTCAAGTCGCAGCTTGCGGAGGGAGGAATCGGTTCTTTGTACGGTACGCTGCGGGCCGATCCCTGGACCGGGGTGACGCTGGCGAACGGACTGTCCCCGCGGGAAGGGGCGGAAGCGGTTAATGCGATTCAGCGTTACGCGATGGAGCACTCTCGACTGGGGATTCCGATTCTGTTCGGGGAAGAATGCTCCCACGGACATATGGCGATCGGGGCGACGGTGTTCCCCGTACCGCTCACGATCGGGAGCACCTGGAACACGGAGCTGTTCCGCAGCATAAGCCGCGCCGTTGCCGCCGAGACAAGGGCTCAGGGGGGAGCAGCCACCTATTCGCCGGTGCTGGACGTGGTACGGGATCCCCGCTGGGGCCGTACCGAAGAAACCTTTGGCGAGGACCCCCATTTGGTGGCCGAATTTGCGGTTGCCGCCGTGCAGGGACTGCAAGGAGAGCGCCTTGATTCGCATACCAGCCTGCTGGCTACGCTGAAGCATTTCGCAGGCTACGGCGCTTCCGAAGGAGGGCGCAATGGGGCACCGGTGCATATCGGGCTCCGGGAGCTCCACGAAGTCGATCTGCTGCCGTTTCGCAAGGCCGTTGAAGCGGGAGCCTTGTCGGTCATGACGGCCTACAACGAAATCGACGGAGTACCTTGCACGTCCAGCCGGTACCTGCTGCAAGACGTGCTCCGCGAGGCATGGAACTTCGACGGCTTCGTCATTACCGATTGCGGCGCTATCCATATGTTGGCATGCGGTCATAATACGGCCGGAAATGGCGTGGAAGCGGCAGCCCAGTCGCTAAAAGCTGGTGTCGACATGGAGATGTCCGGGACCATGTTCAGGGCACATCTTCACCAAGCGCTGGAGCAAGGGCTGATCACCGAAGACGATCTGAATAAGGCAGCCGGCCGCGTGTTGGAACTGAAGTTTCGGCTGGGTCTCTTTGATCGGCCTTATATGGATCCAGCCTGGGCAGAGCAGGTCATAGGCTGCAAAGAGCATATCGCACTGGCCTACCAAGCAGCGGCTGAAGGAATCGTGCTCCTGAAGAACGAGGGGAACATGCTGCCTCTGGGTCCGAGTGTCGGAACGATTGCCGTCATTGGCCCCAACGCCCATGCGCCGTATAATCAGCTTGGCGATTATACCTCCCCTCAGCCGTCGGGGGAGATCGTGACGGTGCTGGACGGCATCCGCCGACGGCTGGGAGACAGCCGCGTTCTGTATGCGCCGGGCTGCCGCATTCAAGGCGATTCAAGGGAAGGGTTTCCTCGGGCGCTGGCGTGCGCCGAGCAAGCCGATGTCATCGTGATGGTGCTTGGCGGCTCTAGCGCACGGGATTTCGGGGAGGGCACCATCGATCTGAGAACCGGCGCCTCGGTCGTGACCGGGCATGCCGAGAGCGATATGGAATGCGGGGAAGGGATTGACCGCTCGACCCTGACGCTGATGGGCGTGCAGTTGGAGTTGCTGAAGGAGATCCATAAGCTTGGCAAGCCGGTGGTCGTCGTCTATATTAACGGACGGCCGATTACGGAGCCGTGGATCGACGAGTTTATTCCGGCGATCGTAGAAGCTTGGTATCCCGGCCAGGAGGGAGGCAACGCGATCGCGGACGTACTGTTCGGCGACGTCAATCCCTCCGGTCGGCTGCCGCTGTCCATTCCGAAGGAGGTCGGTCAGCTGCCGATTCCTTATAATGCAAGACGGACCCGGGGCAAGCGTTACCTGGAGACGGATTTGGAGCCCCAATATCCGTTCGGCTACGGGTTAAGTTATACGGAATTCCGTTACGGCCACCTGACGGTCGAGCCGGAGTTCATCCCAATAGGTGGCGAAGCCACGGTCCGGATCGACGTGACCAACTCGGGAGCTCGGGACGGCGTGGAAGTCGTTCAGTTGTACGTCTCGGATTTGTCCGCCTCCGTGACCCGGCCGGAGAAGGCTCTGAAAGGGTTCCGAAAAGTATTCTTGAAGGCAGGGGAGACGCAGGAAGTGACGTTCACCATCGGCAGCGAGCAGTTGGAACTAATCGGCCTTGACATGAAGCCCGTGGTGGAGCCCGGCGAGTTCCGCATTCAGGTCGGCCCCGACTCGACAAGAGGAGAGATCGCGAGTTTGCAGGTGAAAGGCTAA
- a CDS encoding lipase family protein has product MGTSMEREQWAIFLAAICGQTYTQFTNTDGSFVLPLNYSLYDTIEANSLISVSERFGFILESPDEIIIAFRGTSSTTNWISDAIASQKNFKYIKDSSLTHRGFTNIYASARGQIMSALNQLPTHKTLFITGHSLGGALATLCAVDVAANTDHQSPYVFTYGSPRVGDPDFAKVFAKYVRSSCRIANLFDVVTHAPPHIYKMPKREKKFYYSHVHTQWPLTFQNGSVSGNHVIGSYYTELAKLQPQFAERLSSTNPEFCPVVESPLEKV; this is encoded by the coding sequence ATGGGTACGAGCATGGAACGAGAACAATGGGCCATTTTCTTGGCAGCGATCTGCGGACAGACCTATACACAATTCACCAATACGGACGGCTCATTTGTCCTTCCGCTAAATTATTCGCTTTATGACACCATTGAGGCGAACTCCTTAATCAGCGTGTCCGAGCGCTTTGGGTTTATTCTAGAGTCACCGGATGAAATTATTATCGCCTTTCGGGGCACCAGTTCCACGACAAACTGGATCTCAGATGCCATCGCCTCCCAAAAAAACTTCAAATATATTAAGGACTCTTCTCTCACACACCGCGGTTTCACTAACATATACGCCTCTGCTCGCGGCCAGATTATGTCGGCACTTAACCAACTTCCTACCCACAAGACACTGTTCATTACCGGCCACAGCCTTGGAGGAGCGCTCGCAACCTTATGCGCAGTCGATGTGGCCGCCAACACGGACCACCAATCCCCTTATGTGTTTACCTATGGGTCCCCTCGTGTGGGAGATCCCGATTTTGCCAAGGTCTTTGCCAAATATGTTCGAAGCAGCTGCCGCATTGCTAACCTGTTTGACGTCGTAACGCACGCCCCGCCTCATATCTACAAGATGCCAAAACGAGAGAAGAAATTCTATTACAGCCATGTGCATACCCAATGGCCCTTGACCTTCCAGAATGGGTCGGTGAGCGGAAACCACGTGATCGGAAGTTATTATACGGAGCTTGCCAAGCTCCAGCCGCAATTTGCCGAACGCTTAAGTTCGACGAATCCCGAGTTCTGTCCGGTTGTAGAATCACCTTTGGAGAAGGTGTAA
- a CDS encoding DinB family protein gives MNKPYLQLYDYHMWANERVLNHLQSLPEGVFLQEVNLGFNSIAEVLGHLAAAEEVWFARIKEESPPSLVARPFANMEAARQYMSQLQTEHREYLTSAHDMGKVVTYHNTAGEAFQNSISEILQQVVNHGTYHRGNITTMLRHLGHKGIITDYIAFLRA, from the coding sequence ATGAACAAACCGTATCTTCAATTGTACGACTATCACATGTGGGCGAACGAAAGAGTTTTGAATCATTTGCAATCCTTGCCGGAAGGCGTGTTTCTCCAGGAAGTGAATCTGGGCTTCAACTCCATCGCGGAAGTCCTCGGTCACCTTGCAGCTGCGGAGGAAGTTTGGTTTGCCCGAATCAAGGAGGAAAGTCCTCCGTCGCTTGTCGCGAGACCATTTGCAAATATGGAAGCAGCTCGTCAATACATGAGCCAGCTCCAAACCGAGCATCGTGAATATTTAACGTCGGCTCACGATATGGGGAAGGTTGTGACTTATCACAACACTGCGGGGGAAGCATTTCAAAATTCGATTTCGGAGATTCTCCAGCAGGTCGTAAATCATGGAACATATCATAGAGGCAATATCACTACAATGCTCCGGCATCTAGGACACAAGGGGATCATAACGGATTACATTGCCTTTTTAAGAGCGTAG
- a CDS encoding tetratricopeptide repeat protein: MTDNIQQRFRYSEAPIWELQRNYYEELGMKAWNNDQVPQYITSNPMIATAYAEIIFGFLRDRADQADLTETVTILELGAGAGRLGYHVLHKLCELRDFAGIALPPFRYVMTDLPIKNVTAWNQHPAMQSYIEQGLLDFARFDAVHDTELNLVVSKTTIRPGDLKQPLLVVANYFFDGIPQELIYVGEGKIYESDVVIEFPEQHNKLKPAEVLERMKLAYEHRREPRYEEDTYRYRDVIAHYQQELEDSHILFPEVGLTCMERLNQLSTSGFMLLTADKGDHHLDNWKFAEPPQLIFHGSFSLTANYHAFQYVFEQRGAEAIFPTQHYKNINIGCILMLEAPTSYANTRIAYRQFIERFGPDEFFSMKEWIDRNIESMGMQQILSFWRLGGYDAEFFIQSAKRISNLLPDANDEEILDIRTGIYKMWSSYYVMEQRYDLALDAGLVLFEMDMYEDARFFLKESVETDEDEPVSTVLYCLAICCYELGLDEEALEYTREALVLEPDHEEALALLKCFE; encoded by the coding sequence ATGACGGACAATATTCAACAACGCTTCCGTTACAGTGAAGCACCCATTTGGGAACTACAGCGGAATTATTACGAAGAACTGGGGATGAAAGCCTGGAATAATGATCAGGTTCCACAGTATATTACGAGCAACCCTATGATTGCTACAGCTTACGCCGAAATTATATTCGGATTCCTTCGGGACCGCGCCGATCAAGCTGATCTCACCGAAACTGTAACAATTCTTGAATTGGGAGCCGGAGCTGGGCGCCTCGGTTATCATGTGCTGCACAAGCTGTGCGAGCTGAGAGATTTTGCGGGTATAGCACTGCCCCCTTTCCGCTATGTCATGACCGATCTGCCGATTAAAAATGTTACAGCATGGAATCAACATCCTGCCATGCAATCCTATATTGAACAGGGACTGCTGGACTTCGCGAGGTTCGATGCCGTGCATGACACGGAATTGAACCTGGTGGTATCGAAGACAACGATACGTCCGGGAGATCTGAAGCAGCCGCTGCTGGTTGTCGCTAACTACTTTTTTGACGGCATTCCGCAAGAACTGATCTATGTGGGGGAAGGCAAGATTTACGAGAGTGATGTTGTCATCGAATTTCCGGAGCAGCACAACAAGCTCAAGCCAGCTGAAGTGCTGGAACGAATGAAACTGGCATACGAGCATCGCCGTGAACCCAGATACGAGGAGGACACCTACCGGTACCGCGATGTGATTGCCCACTACCAGCAAGAACTGGAGGATTCGCATATCCTGTTTCCAGAGGTGGGTTTGACCTGCATGGAGCGTCTGAATCAGTTATCAACGTCGGGTTTCATGCTTCTCACAGCGGATAAAGGAGATCATCATCTCGATAATTGGAAGTTCGCCGAACCGCCGCAATTAATTTTCCATGGCAGCTTCTCTCTAACAGCAAATTATCATGCGTTTCAGTATGTGTTTGAGCAAAGGGGCGCAGAGGCGATTTTCCCCACGCAGCATTATAAAAATATTAACATCGGCTGTATCCTCATGCTGGAAGCACCCACGAGTTATGCCAATACTCGGATCGCTTACCGCCAATTTATCGAACGCTTCGGACCGGATGAATTCTTCAGTATGAAGGAATGGATCGACCGGAATATTGAGAGCATGGGCATGCAGCAAATTTTGTCTTTTTGGCGATTGGGCGGGTATGACGCCGAGTTCTTCATTCAAAGCGCGAAACGCATATCGAATCTGCTGCCGGATGCAAATGACGAAGAAATACTGGATATCCGAACAGGCATATATAAGATGTGGTCATCGTACTATGTGATGGAGCAGCGTTATGATCTGGCATTGGACGCGGGGCTGGTGCTGTTCGAGATGGATATGTACGAGGATGCGAGGTTCTTCCTGAAGGAATCCGTGGAGACGGATGAAGATGAGCCGGTGTCAACGGTTTTATATTGCTTGGCGATCTGCTGCTATGAGCTTGGTCTTGACGAGGAGGCTTTGGAATACACGCGTGAGGCGCTTGTTCTGGAACCCGATCATGAAGAGGCCTTGGCACTGTTGAAATGTTTTGAGTAA
- a CDS encoding PIG-L deacetylase family protein, which produces MSKILNVIVIAAHPDEPEIYAGAISAAYAEMGHRVKFVTLTDGCCGHHEMSGQQLVERRIQEAQEAAKCLGVLEYVVLPIPDGELMPTPEVRKEVIRQIRGWEADIVITFHPDGPGHVDNRNVGKVVRDAADFVANVPNAVPEVPSLKKSPIFLLMPDYAARATYQSDIVFDAGSVIEKKLLACDAHASQFYEFAPWQGGFLDAVPNTWEEKRDFILKYWDRFLSVSNEMLPSLAKQYGQDHAASVQYAEPFEIADYGRRPNEAEMKVLFPMLTGTHV; this is translated from the coding sequence ATGTCTAAAATTCTCAATGTGATTGTCATTGCAGCGCATCCGGATGAACCTGAAATCTATGCTGGCGCGATCTCGGCAGCTTACGCGGAGATGGGGCATCGGGTGAAGTTCGTAACGTTAACCGATGGATGCTGTGGTCATCATGAAATGAGCGGGCAGCAGCTGGTCGAACGTCGGATTCAAGAAGCGCAAGAGGCAGCAAAATGTCTTGGGGTACTGGAATACGTCGTTCTACCTATTCCCGATGGCGAATTGATGCCAACGCCCGAAGTACGCAAGGAAGTGATCCGTCAAATTCGTGGCTGGGAGGCTGATATCGTCATTACGTTCCATCCGGACGGTCCCGGTCATGTGGATAACCGCAATGTCGGGAAGGTAGTGCGGGATGCGGCAGATTTTGTTGCGAACGTACCTAATGCCGTCCCTGAAGTGCCGTCATTGAAGAAATCGCCGATATTTCTGCTGATGCCGGATTATGCAGCACGGGCGACGTATCAATCGGATATTGTCTTCGATGCAGGAAGCGTCATCGAGAAGAAATTGCTGGCCTGTGATGCCCACGCTTCCCAATTCTATGAGTTTGCACCTTGGCAGGGCGGTTTCTTGGATGCGGTACCGAATACCTGGGAAGAGAAGCGGGACTTTATTCTGAAGTATTGGGATCGGTTCCTGAGCGTCTCGAACGAAATGCTGCCTTCACTTGCGAAGCAATATGGCCAAGACCATGCAGCCAGCGTACAATATGCAGAGCCTTTCGAAATTGCTGATTATGGCAGAAGACCGAATGAAGCTGAAATGAAGGTTTTGTTCCCGATGTTAACCGGTACTCATGTGTAA
- the murI gene encoding glutamate racemase: protein MRIAFFDSGLGGLTVLSAAMKELPHEDFLFYADTLHVPYGTKDKEDVKSYIHHAMETIMKEEVKAIVVACNTATSMAISDLRKAYPVPVIGMEPAVKPAVEINRSSGKRILVLATPLTLKESKYRDLVRRVDSMHIVDSLPLPELVEHCEALNFDQKVMNAYFTKQFESFDMNEYGTIVLGCTHYPFYKRILTDLLPDHIRIIDGSKGTVNRLIQVLSDKDLLSSSGRQDVKLLNSSHSMEYTEKMKKALSIYREIEG from the coding sequence ATGAGAATAGCTTTTTTTGATTCAGGTTTAGGCGGTTTAACGGTGTTATCGGCGGCTATGAAGGAGCTGCCGCATGAAGACTTTTTGTTTTATGCGGACACCCTACATGTGCCATATGGTACCAAAGACAAGGAAGACGTGAAATCTTACATCCATCATGCGATGGAAACGATCATGAAGGAAGAAGTCAAAGCCATCGTCGTTGCATGCAACACGGCTACAAGTATGGCGATTTCCGATCTAAGGAAGGCTTATCCGGTCCCAGTCATCGGGATGGAGCCGGCCGTAAAGCCGGCCGTCGAAATCAATCGTTCCAGCGGGAAGCGAATCTTGGTGCTTGCTACGCCGCTGACCTTAAAGGAATCGAAGTACAGGGATTTGGTTCGACGAGTCGATAGCATGCATATCGTGGACTCCCTGCCTCTGCCGGAGTTGGTAGAGCACTGTGAGGCTTTGAATTTCGATCAAAAGGTCATGAATGCTTACTTTACCAAGCAATTCGAATCCTTCGATATGAATGAGTATGGAACCATCGTCTTGGGCTGTACCCACTATCCTTTTTACAAAAGAATCTTAACGGATCTGCTGCCGGATCACATTCGCATTATAGATGGCAGTAAAGGAACCGTGAACAGGCTCATTCAGGTATTAAGTGACAAGGATCTGCTCAGCTCCAGCGGGCGTCAGGATGTTAAGCTATTAAATTCGAGCCACTCCATGGAGTACACAGAGAAGATGAAGAAGGCACTGAGCATTTATAGAGAAATAGAGGGGTAG
- a CDS encoding class I SAM-dependent methyltransferase, with amino-acid sequence MYSLYGELCTEVYDLSKPLGFSFGDVEYYLERLKDVKGKVLEVGCGSGRVLIPLLQAGIDMEGVDNSAAMLDSCRRRVEELGLATKLYEDEMHNFALTDSYEAIIIPAGSFQLVEGREQAVAALHHFYSHLKPGGRLIMDLFIPTDIEANHASTRTWETSDHEVIILEERITEMNLLEQNTVSIMKYEKWKEGNLIQTELQRFPLSWYGYHEFELMLEKQGYEEITKSADYAWLNKPVKADQMITFEARKAPIGR; translated from the coding sequence ATGTATAGTTTGTACGGAGAGCTGTGTACGGAAGTGTATGATCTGAGTAAACCATTAGGTTTCTCGTTTGGCGACGTGGAGTATTATTTAGAGCGTCTGAAGGACGTAAAAGGAAAAGTCCTGGAAGTCGGCTGTGGATCAGGCAGGGTGTTAATTCCGTTGCTTCAAGCGGGGATCGATATGGAAGGTGTCGATAACTCAGCAGCCATGCTGGATTCTTGCAGAAGACGAGTCGAGGAATTGGGTCTTGCAACTAAACTGTATGAAGACGAAATGCATAACTTTGCATTGACGGATTCATATGAAGCCATTATCATTCCCGCCGGATCTTTCCAATTAGTGGAGGGTCGGGAGCAGGCAGTCGCGGCACTGCATCATTTTTATTCTCATCTGAAACCTGGTGGCAGATTAATTATGGATTTGTTTATTCCTACTGATATCGAAGCGAATCATGCCTCTACTAGAACTTGGGAAACTTCTGATCATGAAGTGATCATATTAGAAGAAAGAATCACGGAAATGAATCTGCTGGAGCAGAATACTGTGTCGATTATGAAATATGAAAAGTGGAAGGAAGGGAATCTGATTCAGACCGAGCTGCAACGGTTTCCTCTAAGTTGGTATGGATATCACGAATTTGAACTCATGCTAGAGAAGCAGGGTTATGAAGAGATCACGAAATCGGCTGACTATGCATGGTTGAATAAACCCGTTAAAGCGGATCAGATGATTACATTCGAGGCTAGGAAAGCTCCGATAGGGCGCTAG
- a CDS encoding VOC family protein has protein sequence MIQSIVHIALVVKDYDEAIAFYTEKLNFTLIEDTYQPEQDKRWVVVAPPGSAGTTILLAKASKPEQEPFIGNQSGGRVFLFLNTDDFWRDYREMVSRGIEFVREPKEADYGMVAVFKDLYGNLWDLLELKEDHPLMKRTK, from the coding sequence ATGATCCAATCCATTGTCCATATCGCCTTAGTCGTGAAGGACTATGATGAGGCTATCGCATTTTATACCGAAAAGCTGAATTTCACCTTGATTGAAGATACATACCAGCCTGAACAAGATAAACGTTGGGTGGTCGTAGCACCTCCCGGATCGGCTGGCACGACAATATTGCTTGCCAAGGCGTCCAAGCCGGAGCAAGAGCCATTTATAGGCAACCAGTCGGGCGGCAGGGTGTTCCTATTCTTAAACACGGATGATTTCTGGAGAGATTACCGTGAAATGGTATCGCGGGGAATTGAGTTTGTAAGAGAGCCCAAAGAAGCGGATTACGGCATGGTGGCGGTATTCAAGGATTTATACGGGAACCTGTGGGATTTGCTGGAGTTGAAGGAAGATCATCCATTGATGAAACGGACGAAGTAA
- a CDS encoding putative holin-like toxin, whose product MFLFGSFILALLTYINNNNKKK is encoded by the coding sequence ATGTTTCTGTTTGGATCGTTCATTCTTGCTCTTTTAACATACATTAATAATAACAACAAGAAAAAGTAA